A genomic segment from Glycine soja cultivar W05 chromosome 20, ASM419377v2, whole genome shotgun sequence encodes:
- the LOC114402114 gene encoding uncharacterized protein LOC114402114, whose amino-acid sequence MVSPKVLSFFFLLFTLISQATAKPEYPYAVCITEGGDYAPNSTYQTNLNTVLSRIISTTQNDYGFYNSSYGQEPDRVYANGLCRGDVTPHACLTCLNNSHLLLLKQCPHQKRAIGGYAECMLHYSYRSVLGYYDSDFRVYLQSKTNVKDWDQYSYVLMKLLSRLKVKAATTDSYLNRKYASGNATIPGSQTIFAVVQCAPDLTVAQCNDCLDGAISEIPKCCNHMSGGVVIKFRCNFRYESSRFYEPTADTLTLQLSPLESPSPSPTPASTTANYPESTYHGKGNKSQAAIAKYVVPIVVFVGFLIFVCIYLRVRKPTKLFESEAKVDDEIEQVGSSLFDFDTIRVGTNNFSPANKLGQGGFGPVYKGMLFNEQEVAIKRLSSNSGQGEIEFKNEVLLMSRLQHRNLVRLLGFCFEREERLLVYEFLPNKSLDYFLFDPIKRAHLDWKTRYKIIEGIARGLLYLHEDSQRRIIHRDLKLSNILLDADMNPKISDFGFARLFNVDQTLFNASKIAGTYGYMAPEYARHGKLSMKLDVFSFGVIILEIVSGQKNGGFRNGDNVEHLLSIAWTNLRKGTTTNIIDPTLNNAFRDEIVRCIYIGLLCVQEKVADRPTMASVVLMLESHSFALPVPLQPAYFMNNSCLSDIQFLGCSSAETGSNEQRSNSADVSANEASISSLYPRKEYETMVAHGFKNKTMGSLIMGACHQSSLCHIPFIHNFRMAAMAIVSKTLLLFVILLVNMSLATAQPNFVKYYCIDKNGNYTANSTFHANLNTLLSNLSSNTEIDYGFYNFSNGQNSDKVNVIGMCRGDLKPESCRSCLKNSRILLTQLCPNQKEAIGWYDQCMLRYSTRSIFGIMESDPWYLIWNNRNATNEDQYNEVVGDLLRSLGNGAEAGDSHRKYAQANKTGPNFQTVYAHVQCTPDLSELECNQCLFIAILYIPNYCAGKVRCRIFEPSCNLRFDTTPYFDPITTMTAPPSLTPQPFPSPPPSIPARFKKGMSKSGRTVIAIIMPIVSISTFVIFTCMYLTGRNRKNFESESEAEYEIEPTETLQLDFQTIIDATNNFADANKVGQGGFGPVYKGRLPNGKEVAIKRLSRGSGQGDIEFKNELLLVAKLQHRNLVRLLGFCLETGERILVYEFLPNKSLDYFIFDPIKRLFLDWERRYKIIEGISRGLLYLHEDSRLRIIHRDLKASNILLDDEMNPKISDFGMARLLVADQSLGNTIRVVGTVGYMAPEYAMHGHFSVKSDVFSFGVLVLEIVTGHRNGDIHDSGYVQHLISFVWRNWRKETALSIVDQTLSNYSRNEIMRCIHIGLLCVQENLVNRPTMATVVNMFSSNSLTLPVPSQPAYSMNARDPSDTRLDESRNNCMQASSNEASISELDPR is encoded by the exons ATGGTCTCTCCAAAagtactttctttcttttttctactttttacTCTGATATCTCAAGCTACTGCCAAGCCAGAATACCCATACGCTGTTTGCATCACAGAAGGTGGAGATTATGCCCCTAATAGCACCTACCAGACCAACCTCAATACCGTTCTTTCAAGGATCATTTCCACCACACAAAATGATTATGGCTTCTACAATTCCTCCTATGGCCAAGAACCCGACAGAGTCTACGCAAATGGGCTTTGCAGAGGAGACGTTACCCCACATGCTTGCCTTACTTGCCTCAACAATTCTCATTTACTTCTCCTAAAGCAGTGTCCACATCAGAAGCGTGCAATAGGAGGATATGCTGAATGCATGCTGCACTATTCATATCGCTCGGTACTAGGTTACTATGATTCTGATTTCCGGGTCTACTTGCAGAGTAAAACTAATGTAAAAGATTGGGATCAGTACAGTTACGTGCTGATGAAGTTGCTGTCAAGACTAAAAGTGAAAGCTGCAACAACTGATTCCTATCTGAATCGTAAATATGCTTCAGGAAATGCAACAATTCCGGGTTCTCAAACTATATTTGCCGTTGTTCAGTGCGCACCTGACTTGACAGTGGCACAATGCAACGACTGCTTAGATGGTGCCATTTCAGAAATACCAAAATGTTGTAATCACATGTCAGGTGGTGTGGTTATTAAATTCAGGTGTAACTTCAGATACGAGAGCTCTAGGTTTTATGAGCCAACGGCTGATACACTAACACTACAATTGTCACCACTAGAATCTCCATCTCCTTCACCTACACCAGCATCTACAACTGCAAATTACCCAGAGAGTACTTATCATG GAAAAGGCAACAAATCACAAGCTGCAATCGCTAAATATGTTGTGCctattgttgtctttgttgGGTTTCTGATCTTTGTTTGCATCTATTTAAGAGTGAGAAAGCCAACAAAACTGTTTGAGA GTGAAGCTAAGGTTGATGATGAAATTGAGCAAGTAGGGTCATCACTATTTGACTTTGACACCATCAGAGTCGGTACAAACAACTTCTCCCCTGCCAACAAGCTAGGACAAGGTGGATTTGGACCTGTTTACAAG GGGATGCTCTTCAATGAACAAGAAGTAGCAATCAAAAGGTTATCTAGCAATTCTGGCCAAGGAGAAATTGAATTCAAGAATGAAGTGCTATTAATGTCCAGGCTTCAGCATCGAAATTTAGTTAGACTCCTTGGTTTCTGTTTTGAAAGAGAAGAACGACTCCTTGTCTATGAGTTTCTTCCTAATAAAAGCCTTGACTACTTCTTATTTG ACCCCATCAAGCGTGCACATTTGGACTGGAAAACACGCTACAAAATAATTGAAGGCATTGCACGTGGCCTTCTTTATCTTCATGAGGATTCTCAGAGGAGGATTATTCACCGTGATCTCAAATTGAGTAATATTCTTTTAGATGCCGATATGAATCCCAAGATTTCAGATTTTGGCTTTGCAAGGCTGTTTAATGTGGATCAAACTCTGTTTAATGCAAGTAAAATTGCAGGAACCTA CGGATACATGGCACCTGAGTATGCAAGGCATGGAAAACTCTCAATGAAGTTAGATGTCTTTAGTTTTGGTGTAATAATACTAGAGATTGTAAGTGGCCAAAAGAATGGTGGATTTCGTAATGGAGACAATGTGGAGCATCTATTAAGCATT GCTTGGACAAACTTGAGGAAAGGAACAACAACTAATATTATAGATCCCACCTTAAATAATGCTTTCAGAGATGAAATAGTTAGATGCATTTACATTGGGCTACTTtgtgttcaagaaaaggttGCTGATAGACCAACAATGGCTTCAGTGGTGCTTATGCTTGAGAGCCACTCTTTTGCTTTACCAGTTCCTTTGCAACCAGCTTATTTTATGAACAACAGTTGTTTATCAGACATCCAGTTTTTGGGGTGCAGTTCTGCGGAAACAGGATCAAATGAACAGAGAAGTAACTCTGCTGATGTATCAGCAAATGAGGCTTCAATTAGTAGTCTATATCCTCG GAAGGAGTATGAGACAATGGTTGCACAtgggtttaaaaataaaactatggGTTCATTAATTATGGGAGCTTGCCATCAATCTTCTCTTTGTCACATCCcattcattcacaatttcagGATGGCTGCTATGGCCATAGTTTCTAAAACTTTGCTCTTATTTGTTATTCTCCTTGTCAATATGTCTCTAGCCACAGCACAGCCAAACTTCGTAAAATATTACTGTATTGACAAAAATGGCAACTACACTGCTAACAGCACCTTCCACGCCAATCTCAACACCCTTTTGTCCAACCTCTCTTCCAACACTGAAATTGACTATGGCTTCTACAATTTCTCCAATGGCCAAAACTCTGACAAAGTCAACGTTATTGGGATGTGTAGAGGAGATCTTAAGCCAGAATCTTGCCGAAGTTGCCTCAAGAATTCAAGAATCCTTCTCACACAGCTTTGTCCAAACCAGAAGGAGGCAATTGGGTGGTATGATCAGTGCATGTTGCGCTACTCTACCCGCTCAATATTTGGAATTATGGAATCTGATCCTTGGTATTTGATATGGAACAACAGAAATGCAACAAATGAGGATCAGTATAATGAAGTTGTCGGGGACCTTCTGAGAAGTCTAGGAAACGGAGCTGAAGCAGGTGATTCTCACCGTAAGTATGCTCAAGCAAACAAAACAGGTCCAAACTTTCAAACTGTATATGCTCATGTTCAATGCACACCTGATTTGTCAGAGTTGGAATGCAATCAGTGCTTGTTTATTGCAATATTATATATCCCAAACTACTGTGCTGGTAAGGTACGTTGCAGAATTTTCGAACCTAGTTGTAATCTTAGATTTGACACCACCCCATACTTTGATCCTATTACTACCATGACTGCGCCGCCTTCGCTGACACCGCAACcatttccttctcctcctccatcCATTCCTGCCAGGTTCAAAAAAG gtatGAGCAAATCAGGGCGAACTGTCATTGCCATAATTATGCCAATTGTCTCCATAAGTACATTTGTCATCTTTACGTGCATGTATTTAACAGGAAGGAATAGGAAGAATTTTGAAA GTGAATCTGAAGCTGAATATGAAATTGAACCAACTGAGACATTACAATTGGACTTCCAAACCATTATAGACGCAACAAATAACTTTGCAGATGCAAATAAGGTTGGACAAGGTGGATTTGGACCAGTCTACAAG GGTAGACTTCCCAATGGCAAAGAAGTTGCTATCAAACGGTTGTCCAGGGGTTCTGGCCAAGGAGATATAGAATTCAAAAATGAACTGCTATTAGTAGCAAAGCTGCAACACCGAAATTTAGTAAGACTATTGGGATTTTGTTTGGAAACAGGAGAAAGGATACTGGTGTACGAGTTTCTTCCCAATAAAAGCCTTGACTACTTCATATTTG ATCCAATCAAACGTTTATTTTTGGATTGGGAAAGACGTTACAAGATTATAGAAGGTATTTCTCGAGGTCTTCTTTATCTTCATGAAGATTCAAGACTGCGTATTATTCATCGTGATCTCAAAGCAAGCAACATACTCTTAGACGATGAAATGAATCCTAAGATATCAGATTTTGGCATGGCAAGATTGCTTGTTGCAGATCAAAGTCTCGGAAATACAATTAGAGTTGTTGGAACCGT TGGATATATGGCACCCGAATATGCAATGCATGGACATTTCTCAGTGAAGTCAgatgtttttagttttggtgTACTAGTTCTTGAGATAGTGACTGGACACAGAAATGGTGATATCCATGACAGCGGTTACGTACAACATCTAATAAGTTTT GTATGGAGGAACTGGAGGAAAGAGACTGCCTTAAGTATTGTAGATCAAACACTGAGCAATTATTCTAGAAATGAAATAATGAGATGCATTCATATTGGATTACTGTGTGTTCAAGAAAACTTAGTCAACAGACCAACCATGGCAACCGTTGTAAACATGTTTAGCAGTAACTCTCTCACTCTTCCAGTACCCTCTCAACCTGCATATTCTATGAATGCTAGAGATCCATCGGATACAAGATTAGATGAATCAAGAAACAACTGCATGCAAGCATCATCAAATGAGGCTTCCATTAGTGAGTTAGATCCTCGTTAG